A genome region from Candidatus Protochlamydia phocaeensis includes the following:
- the secG gene encoding preprotein translocase subunit SecG, producing the protein MSFLYFFTIALFMILCVMLCAVILMQESKSSGLGASFGGESTESLFGTSTADVLKKFTAWLALIFFISCILLSLWTTAMGRTKTNAPAFTMEHIES; encoded by the coding sequence ATGTCATTTCTTTATTTCTTTACCATCGCCCTTTTCATGATTTTATGTGTCATGCTATGCGCTGTCATTCTCATGCAAGAAAGCAAGAGTTCTGGTTTGGGAGCCTCTTTTGGAGGAGAGTCGACAGAATCGCTTTTTGGAACTTCGACGGCCGATGTCTTAAAAAAATTTACAGCTTGGCTGGCTCTGATTTTTTTCATTTCCTGCATTTTGCTTTCGTTGTGGACGACTGCAATGGGACGCACTAAAACAAATGCGCCTGCTTTTACAATGGAACATATAGAGTCGTAA
- a CDS encoding Ulp1 family isopeptidase — MINFHNNLGSLLSYPYSFSNLAVSCAPSSTCSVSLALMDPKTLKNLTLSAQQETYQDIYRPLPAFLEVVRLVASYVLSFFNQMVKEKSEDPLTSTTLATESQMECYRRHFNQENPSVYFFPCFNSIIEASLNSSLSLPIFADKPQNSVIGKIMEELIIYENEGWKLQIPEGISLLVLPFNLSYNHWTSIQVNLKTKQIYFLDSNGPGNRFRQTLHPRTQQLVNYYELIWQELEGVKALMEQATQEAFHFYHPGLQGSAPSSSQRLSLSPSIIKGRQQYDKWNCGMFTFHYAWLVSQQDEVCPNFLNQQKFSPIQAHILSRRNHFIRVLRYFGFRE, encoded by the coding sequence ATGATTAATTTTCATAATAATTTAGGCTCGCTTCTTTCTTATCCTTATTCTTTTTCCAATTTAGCCGTTTCTTGCGCTCCTTCTTCTACTTGCTCTGTTTCATTGGCTTTAATGGATCCAAAAACACTCAAAAATCTAACTTTATCGGCTCAGCAAGAGACGTATCAGGACATCTATCGTCCCCTCCCGGCTTTCTTGGAGGTTGTTCGTTTAGTTGCTTCTTATGTTCTTAGTTTTTTTAACCAGATGGTAAAGGAAAAATCAGAAGACCCCTTAACGTCGACGACCCTTGCGACAGAATCACAAATGGAATGTTACAGAAGACATTTTAACCAAGAAAACCCCTCTGTTTATTTTTTCCCTTGCTTTAATTCCATCATAGAAGCGTCCTTAAATTCTTCCCTTTCCCTCCCTATTTTTGCGGATAAGCCTCAAAATTCAGTCATTGGCAAAATAATGGAAGAGCTTATTATCTATGAAAATGAGGGATGGAAACTCCAAATTCCTGAAGGAATTTCTCTCCTCGTCCTTCCTTTTAATTTATCTTATAACCATTGGACATCTATTCAGGTCAATTTAAAAACCAAACAAATCTATTTTTTGGATAGCAACGGACCTGGAAATCGTTTCCGTCAAACGCTCCATCCCCGCACCCAGCAACTTGTCAATTATTATGAACTCATTTGGCAAGAATTGGAAGGTGTGAAAGCTTTAATGGAACAGGCGACACAAGAGGCATTCCACTTTTATCATCCGGGCTTGCAGGGTTCGGCTCCCTCATCTTCGCAAAGGTTGTCTCTTTCGCCTTCCATTATTAAAGGACGGCAACAATATGACAAATGGAATTGCGGAATGTTTACCTTTCATTACGCTTGGTTGGTTAGCCAGCAAGACGAAGTTTGTCCGAACTTTTTAAACCAGCAAAAATTTAGCCCGATTCAAGCCCATATTTTATCGCGGCGAAACCATTTCATTCGCGTTTTACGCTATTTTGGTTTTAGAGAGTAA
- the tpiA gene encoding triose-phosphate isomerase, translating into MDQPKRALILTGNWKMNKTIEEARSFIEQLIPVVIDNQADVWLAVPFTMIYPLSQDADASPLVIGAQNMNDASEGAFTGEIAGKMLKEAGAKFVLLGHSERRRLYNEDNACINRKVKRAVEVGLRPVLCIGETLQEYEEGRTHEILQSQIAECLKDLSSEQIQSLILAYEPVWAIGTGRNATPEIAQEVHHFCRQYLATLFSDEFAQQIVIQYGGSVNPANANDLISQPDIDGLLVGGASLSLESFSQIVNDSKSKIQS; encoded by the coding sequence ATGGATCAGCCTAAACGGGCTTTAATTTTGACTGGAAATTGGAAAATGAATAAGACGATCGAAGAAGCTCGGTCTTTTATTGAGCAGCTTATTCCCGTCGTTATTGATAATCAAGCGGATGTGTGGCTAGCTGTTCCTTTTACCATGATTTATCCGCTTTCTCAAGACGCCGATGCATCCCCGCTTGTTATTGGGGCTCAAAATATGAATGACGCATCGGAGGGGGCCTTTACCGGAGAAATTGCAGGGAAGATGTTGAAAGAAGCGGGAGCGAAATTCGTTTTGCTGGGACATTCAGAGCGTCGTCGGCTTTACAATGAAGACAATGCCTGTATTAATCGCAAGGTTAAGCGTGCGGTTGAAGTCGGGCTGCGGCCTGTTTTGTGCATTGGAGAGACACTGCAGGAATACGAAGAGGGAAGGACGCATGAAATCCTTCAGAGCCAGATTGCGGAATGCTTGAAAGATCTTAGCTCAGAACAGATTCAATCCCTCATTTTGGCTTATGAGCCCGTCTGGGCGATTGGTACCGGCCGGAATGCAACCCCTGAAATTGCGCAAGAAGTCCATCATTTCTGTCGTCAATACTTGGCAACGTTATTCTCTGACGAGTTTGCCCAGCAGATTGTCATTCAATATGGCGGATCTGTTAATCCGGCCAATGCAAACGATTTGATAAGCCAACCGGATATTGATGGCCTCCTCGTTGGAGGGGCGTCACTTTCTCTTGAATCTTTTAGTCAAATTGTGAATGATAGTAAGTCAAAAATTCAATCTTAA